Part of the Limanda limanda chromosome 23, fLimLim1.1, whole genome shotgun sequence genome is shown below.
AAGCATCTTCTCTGAAATGCTGAACCCCTTATTTTGTTAACTTTGAGTTCCCTCCTGTTTCTTGTCTCAGCTGGATTTGGAAACTTCTACGCCAGTGACGGCTACGGCGCCAACTACTCGCACCCTCAAGTTGACTGGTGGGGCAACTaggttcctcctctctcctccatcccttctccttcactcattcttctttcttcttttcactCATCATCCTCCCTCGTTTCCCCCACACTGTCGTCTGCACTCCGTCTGTCTACATCCCCTCCATAAACCCCAAGAATCCATGTGCATGTTATTGGACTATTTATACTCGTTTATATAGCCCCCCCCTTCCATCTCTATGCGCTTAAATCTTTTAATTCCTCTTCTATCCATCTCCACCTTCGTCGTTACAGATTtcgtttgtttttttgatttcttAGTTCCCGATGACTCGCCTCTTACAATTGGCCACAGTTAAAAAGGATTCTTCAATTTTAGcgggtaattttttttttaagcactaGCCACAGGTTTACTTCAAGCTAGCAGCATCCTTTGTTTTCAGTAAGgacattttaaagtattttccCTCTGTGACACGTCTGAAGAGAAATACCAGTTATAAAGTTTTACGTGTTCTTTTATATGATACACACAAGATTGACAGCGTGTGGACTTCTCCATGACAGTTGTAGAAGACAGAGGGATaatcatttatttcagtttaagATTTTAGGTTTGGCTTCATTACTTTTGTCCATATTCACCCAAAGCCAGCTTCCTGTGTCCCTCCACACGCCATCTTTGTATGTAACGCATGGCCATGTTGTAAATCACCGGCCAGGAACTTTTCTAAAACATAGCGCGGAGAAAGGTGAGGCTGAGGTGTACTTCACTTACATCACAGATTCTTAAAAAGGGGTAAAGAAACCgcaaaaaattgttttttgtcACCTTTTTAAAACATTCGTTTCAAGAGAATAATGAGACTGAGGAGACGAGGAGCTGGGACGCTTCCAGTGGTTGTTAATATCACAATGACAAATAGCATTTCTTTGTTTGAAGCAAAACATAATGGAGAatcatttgtttctgtactGTGCCTTTCAGCAGTTGAACTTTTGTCCCTTGTTTCCATTGTTTTTATTGCCATTATGCGTTACTGGCCACAAGTATCGGCCAACtgtgactgaaaaaaaaaagtgtgttctATGTCATGTATGGGTTCagtcatgttttctttatttctatttgGAAGGAAACAAACTAGGCTTGAACTAAATCAAACcttggcaaaaaaaacaaaaactaaataaaaactgtGGTGAGGAACCTCAACACTGTTCCTTATCTGTCTATTGAAGTTCAAATTCATCTGGAGGTCTCTGATGAGCTGATTCCCAACTGCGTATCACCACTGTCGCCACAGCTCTGTATTTTTTCAACACCCTCTTCCAGAGCCACGAAATTGgattaaacaaaacattaaatttGGCTTTAAAAAGAGACAACAGCAGTGGTTTTATGCCTTTGGGAAACAAAGTCTGACTCATTGACCTGTATGTCACATCTATAGCTCTGGTTTGAGCTCGAGTTTGAGTTTCTCAAAACCATGTTGTCACTTATTGTTGGGTCACTTGATGCTCAACAGGGAGTCACTGAGAGGGAGTTTGGTTCtgctgtgcagcagcagatgagtCGTGTTGCATCGTCTTTACCTTCAAATATATGGTTCtaaaaaaatgttatattagATTAGACCTGTTTTTAGCATCGAGAATCTTTTGGCGATAAAAAGCAAAGCAAATCAAAAAAGATTTGAGTCTCTTGTACCACATCTTACAGTGATGCCAAACCAACAATTTGACTAAAACCACAATatggctgctgctgaaaacaaCAGTTCCATTACTTCATCAGTGACTCTGGATGTTCATCTGACTCTTAGTGCCACCATGCTCTTGGGAAACTGGCTCCGCTTCCACCACAAACATTGAAAAACCCTTGTTTGCCAAAAAGCTTCTTTCAAGGGGAAACACAACTAAAAAAACGGCTATAATAGTTAAAAAATATTCTTGCTCACTCTATCCTGGAGAGTTACATGAAGAGTCTTCTCTAAAATAAGTAATTCCAGTTTATTTGTTAGGTCTTACAGATCTGTTGAGGTCGGGTTTAAAAGTAGAGAATCTGTAGCTTAATCTGTTTCACAGCAGGGAGATGCTGGGGCTTCTGGGAGATATAACCACACGTCTGTAGCACATTTTAGTCATTGTGTCGTCATGTCTTACTGTGCTGTATTCCACCCATGTCCTATCAGCTGTAGATTGCAGGTGATTCCCTTATTGAGTTTTTCGAACGAAGTCAAATTATTCACAGCAATCATGTTAAGATATCAGCCGACAAAGACAGACCCAAAATTTCCGACGCACATCTGAGTCAAATCATGTTCTTCGTAACCAACCGCTGCACCCGTCACTTTCTCTGTAAGCTGCACACCAGCAGCATGTTGGCATTAGCCGCCGCTGAGTTCATTCCAGCTACCGTGACGTAACTGCTGCTTCCTTCCTGTGCGTCTAGATTATTGTGAAATGATGCAACACTGCTGGTGGGTGCTGCACCGACAAATCTTTTAATCACCCAGCTGTTGCCTAGGATGAATAATTATACCACTTTGGGAGCTTCTGGTGTAGACGGCGGATTTCCGGGCCAAGACTCAGACTTCCGTTCGCTGTACACTGTTGACCGTCCAATTAGTTTCTTTGTATCATACAAAGTGCGATGTGTAATGTCCAACAAAATTTTGGGCTTGTCTCTAGTAACAGCTATCTGCATCTGAgtgcaaatacatttaaaaaacggTAGTTGAAGCGTTTGTAGCTCTCCACACAAAATCGTGTCCCGCATATTTACATGCAGAGTCTGTCTATAGAGATTACGCTTTTACCAGCACTGTCCCACGTTATTCCAAAGAATCCTTGCGTCTGCATAGCACAGTAAGATATAGGACGGATAAAGTGTGCTAATGGACAAGTGGCATAAAATAACTGAAGATTTAAGAACCTTGATATAATTGATGCTTAATCCCTGGTTAGCCCCACTTTGCTCTGCCATGGAACCAGGCTACAAGTAGCAGTTGACCTGCACCCATGATGTCCGTGTTGGGTCCCAGTTTGAACATATAAGAGAACCTCCACTGTCATTTGAATGATTCAGTGGTAGAAGCCCAATCCCCCACTGTGTCTTATCAGCAGCAGAATATGCCAAAATGCACTGTTGCTACCTGGTGGGGacatttattatttcttatcagggtattaatttgttttgtttacatcgATAATCTtagtgaaataaagaaaatctaGGTTGTGTGTATATAGTTAGGCTCTTTAAAATATAATGAGAAGAATCTCCACTGAAAAAGAATGTGAATTAAAAGTGAAACACTTGATGTGTAGAAGATTATCTTTGATCACTCGACATTGGACCACGCAGTGTCTAACAAACTGAGCCCAGTGGGCAATTTGAACCAGCTCAGCAGATTTATTCTTTACAGTTTTGTACAAACACGATCAGATTCCCTCAAATTGCCCACTGGCTTTGACACAGGACAAGGCTGGACCAAGGCAACAAAACATGcaagtgttgttttttggtCAAGGAGTTAAAAATGCCAAACCAATGATTACAATTCTACAGCAGGctttagttattatttttttcccgtctgtttttattttattttttacacttGTCATGCTCGGGTCAGTCGTTGACACCGTGTCCCTCGAGTACAAGTTGATAAGGAGGTTCAGCGAAGTAGTTGGCGCGATTCGAGAAGAGTTTGAGGCTGAGTTGATGCCAGAGGACTGAGCAGACAGCGGATCACATGCTAAACCTTTTTTGTGTCGATTTTCCAAAAAGCTTCTATTTGTGGCAGGAGAGTCAGTTGTAGCAGTCGAGGGAAGACGCAACACACTCGACCACGTCGACCTCCTGAATGAGCTGAGAACTGAAAATGAGTTTGcgttttttctttcagttgcTGTTTAACTGTTACTGTAGCGCATCGTTCTCTCTGTTGTTCTAGAATCGGCTTAACTACAATGAAGCACTGGTTAAATCGGTGTTGACCAGAACTGTGTTGGAGGTGTCCCAAAAAAATTATTTCAGCACATGATAAACGATTCAAAACACTTCTCCTGCAGCAATGGTGGATAGTCTCCGTCTGCGATTTCTTACAGCAACTGTTCAATGAAGGAAGAAGAATAAGAATTGGCAGCAGTGAGATAGAAATTAGTGGACAATATGTTGAAGATAGTATTGCAGATGACAATCACTAATGAAGGATTTGCTTAGTTTAGAATTCACTTTACACGTGGACAGATGTCTTTAAGTTGCACTTTTTCTTGGACACCGGGAAACGTAGAGACTGAAACTCCTTACGCAGTTGATGATACACAATATTAATTGTGTTACGTTTCCCATAAGCGTCTCAAAATCCCCtcattgttgatgtttttgaGCTTTTTTTGGAGTAGGGACATTTGGACGCTTTCAGGCACTGGTTACATATCAGTGTCTACCTTTTTAAATATTGGCTGAATACGACGAGTTTAACagttgcaatctgacactgttacATAGTCCCTGTTTCGAGGGGGAAATTGTCAGCATTTGTTACTTGAAACCGTGTCTTTTTGTGCAGTTCAATAAAAATTCCACGTATGTTTAAAATACCTTCAAGAAGGAAATGGTGTCAGAGTTAAAAGTTGGAGAAAGAATCTGGTTCCGTGTAGACATTGCCGTGCCTTCTaacagccactagggggcagatAGACTAACTGTGGAATAATGGCGTGATTACAGGCTGCAGGGGAGTGACTGGGCATTTCACATGCGGTGATTCCGATGCTAGGACTTTATGATTTAAGGCAGGGTCTGAGCAAGTTGTTGACTGCTGGTAGTGTAGATAGGAATTTTTAACTTTGGCGATTTACAGCAGGGAATTGTTGGAACTTGAGTTTACCTCACTCTTCATCTTGTGTACAGAGCAAACTCGTCACGTCGTAGTGTTCGGAGCACGCACATAAATATGCAATGTATCCAGGTCCTTTTTTTTCTAGGAAGATGGACTATAATCGATCAGCTGTAGTTACCTTTGAACTGTGTTGGAGCAACACTTAAACTACCACTGTGCCCCAAACCCCACCACCCATTTCATCTAAACACCCCTCCCCACCCCACCGAAGCTCTGGGCCTCTACAGGAAGTGCAATAGAGATACAGCTACTCGTGGTTTGCTTTCACTTTGCCGTCGCCaagatttttttccccaggCTGTTTCCCCGTTTGTGCTCCGTTTGGATTCAAAGCACAAACTGGAACGAGTGGTATCGGCTCATATTCTGAGGCGATGTGCACGGTGCATTGAAAAGACTGGAGCAAGTGGGTTAGGGCCGGGGTTCTTTGATACAGTAGTGACCTCACCGTGCATGGAAGTCACCCCAGGATGTCACTCAGCACAAGTGCTGAGCATTCACGGGGTTTAATCACAATTAAAACACGACATTATACATTGTCCCGGTTGTTGTGCAAGTCAATGTTTCCAACAGATTtagaaaactttcagaaagatGAGTAAAGGCCAAGAGAAATACAATTTAGTTGCCGTGTTGTGTTCCATTTTGGATTCCTCTCACTTCTGTTGTTTGCTCTTTAGCCACAGAAGTAGCAGAGCTCAGTGGACGGAAGTTAGTTCATCCAACACTGTTTTCCAGACAGATTTGTCTCTTTTTTGCTAATGAATCCTAATGATCCCTGTATCAGTTTTGTTAATTCAAGGCAAGAAGTGCTCAGTTTTTTCCCTCTGAAAGAAAACatagtattttttaaatccagcactttatttttatggtttttgaatatttttcaaAACCTTTTTTGATGCCTTAAATTCAAAGCTGATACCCAGCCCTAATGGAGCAGATCGGGAAGTTGGTTACACTTGTATAGAGCATTATCACGGCAACAGATACACCGACACTGTCACCATGGCACGATGCATCGCTGCGGTAACTTAAATTGCCAGCAGGAGTATTTTGATGGTCAGTGACCAATTACTGGTGCTATGTCCCATTGCTGCGGCCTGCAGGCCCCTCTGTTGTAGAATATCTTCAAACCCCGATAGGTTTTACAAAATATACTTTAGTTTGTTACTTTAGTCCTCTGTAGCACACGTCCTTCAAAACCTCCGAGGGGTATGTATGCGTGAGTGAGTGTGAAATAGGAGAGGTTTCTCAACaatacagtgtgtatgtgtgcgtgcttgtgtgtgcatgagtgtgtcgtATGGAAAGGTTCTTCCACATATGAAACAGTTCTTTTGGTTTTTCGTTAGGTTTTTTTCGGGACCAGGTGGAGTTCTAGTTAACAGCAACCGTGGGATTCAGCTGTTCGCGCGCAGTTCTCGAGTCTACTTTCGCTGCTAGTTTGTGTAATTTATCAAGCATTTctgagaaatatttatttttataagcCTAATACAAAAGTTGATATTTTACAAAGTGACTTGACCAAAAgacagtaaacaaaaacactggcACTTGAATGTTGAATGTCATTGGTATGAGTGAAAATTTCTATTTTTCTGGGGTAGTGTGAGCTTTTTAATGTTAAAGATGCAACGTGCAGGGATTTCTCTTTGGATATGTCACTGTTACAAGCTTTCTTATACAAATCTAGGTCCAAAAGCAACAATACTGTCACTGGTGCCAAAAGGCTGAACATCCCAATACAAGAGTTCTCTAATACAGGCCGATACAAAGGTTTTTACACCATGTGCAcatctttctttattttaattatattttacatagTCCCTACAGCCCAATGgaatttaaaaccacatttaaattcacaagatgtAGATTTGATTTGAGAAAATGCATCGGtaacctcttcctcttctttctcctttaCAATACGTGAAGATGTGCACGTGGTGTGGCACGAGCTGAAGCACTGGCCCTTATTGTGACAGTGATGCATCAAGAGAAACGTCCTACACGAGTTACCTTTAAAGTCACATTGGACTCAGTATCAGATCCATAAAACCTGTTTGTGCGACAGGTTCCATTGCCAATAATGATAATCATCCATAAACAGCCATTTTTTAATTGGCAAACAAAATTTGAGACAATACCACCATGTATGCCAAGGTttggataaaaaataaaattaaacttaCGATCAAAGaccattttgtaaaaaaaaaatgtaatttaaaaaaaacattcagtacAAAAAACAAGTGTCCAGATTCTCTCCAAGtcggttgttttttttcttttcatttgagtCTTTACACTTTTCCTTCCCGTTAAAAAAACCCTTTGTGGTGAATGTCTGGCAAGTGGCGACCTTCAAAGTCTTCATAACACAGAATTAACTGTGGTTCTATTGCTATGTTGTTGTGATTTGCATATTTTCAGGCGTCAGTGTGTGAACTGTGTCACTGGGGAGATTCTGGCCATTCAGAAATGAGGATCCACTCTGGggtccttttttcttttgcaacATGCGGCTGATCCGTCGTGCATGGGAATCTTAACGTAGCTTGTATTTCTGCTGAAGATCCACTTAGCAGAGATACTCTGTAGTTTCTCTGACTGCAGCAACACTGGACCAGAATTCATTGCAGCCAAAGTGAAGCTGCGATCAAGGAAAGATCAACCGCTGGTGAATAATCACATTTTATAGCGTTTTCTGTGCACAAACTCCGATATTTGTGCGAGTAATGTTAAGGCTCTTCTGCCGTTATAACAAACGGCAGTCTGGGAAACCCGGTACACACGAACACTCTGCggctttatttcattttcagtttgattATCTTTAGAAAGTGATCCGACGTTTAATAAAGGATAGTGTGTAGACTTATTTAGGAATGGTTTCCGCTTAgacactgaaatgaaatggagcCCGGTGTTGTGGCCATTACTGGCTGGCCAGAAGTCCCCTCCCCAGTGTGAACACGCCCCAGCACCAGCCTGGTAGTTAGCATTTGCTTTATGTATTAGTTTTAGCAGTTGTGCACGAAGAGGAGCACTGCacgaagaaaagaaaactgtgcATCTGTTCTGATTTTACCACAAATAAAGGTTTGGATTTGCAAATGTTACTGGTGTCgtgatgtttcttcttcttcccgtgtgtgtgtttgtagatgtTTCAGAAAAACATGGACAGAAGCCTTCAGTCATAAAATCTCAAGTTTATTTCTGGTTAAAAATCATCTTCAGCATCATGTGAAAAAACGTCAAGAGCAACACCTGACTGAGATAAAGGACTTTAAATTAGCTGTGGTTCACTTCTCAACCTTTTTATTATGAGGCTGCGGCGCCACACCACAATCGCTCCTGCACAGACTCTcactccaaatgtgcaagatggcagcgttcgttaAACACAAATTACCTAATGTCTTCCCTCTTTGCGCCACAACAATAATTGGTCACTGGATTATCAAGCTACCTGCTGATTTGAAATGTACAAAGaggatttaaagaaaacattttgaaatatttgttgaaagttcctgaagctcctgaaagtTCATCAACGCTGTCAAAATAAATCTAGGGTTGGACACAaatgtggagctgcagcttgAGACGTGACAGCGAGAGATTCGCCCTCAGGGAAACACAAAAACGAACAATGCTGTCGAGACGGCGATCAAATTCTGAGATATTCGAGAGCACGATGAGGAGCTTTCAGGTTTCTACGTACCTTCAGGTCTGCTAGACAACATCAGCTGACTCTGTAATTAATAGCGATAAAGTGCATCCATTTCCAGTTGAAGCTTTGGTTAAAAAGAGGCTCTGCACCTCAGTTGGTCCAACAATCATTCAGACATAATACTGAGGctaatgaagcagcagttgtTATTTGAGCTGTAAATCAGCCATAATACAATTTGTGCCACACAAATatgtgaaatttaaaaaaataacattgctGCCTGGTGACTCCGTTCAGTCTTCGACCCGTCAGTCAAAGCGCCAGGTTGCCTCTGATTTGTCTTCGGTCCTCGCCGGCGTCTGACCAGAAATCTGGGTGGTCCTGGTACCATTTCACTGGAAGACACAACACTGGAACTATTACAACACATTATATACTATGAAAGTATCtcatatctttatttacagtccatggtttgattatgtgtgtgtcactgtaccAGTTTGTCTGATGCCCTCAGCCCAGGACACCTCGGCCCTCCAgcccagctgctgcagcttctcacttGTGATTGGGTAGCGCAGGTCGACCTGCGGCCTGTAGAGCATCAGTAGGTTcatatgtgttttgtgttgctaTGGCGATGTCGGTCATAGCGTTAATAAGCGTTAACTTATAAGCTTTATAAGTTAATACTGAACTTCATTGACTCACCTGTCCGGCACAAAGTCGAGCCAATCGTTCACCTCGAGGTCCGGAACATTCTTCATCTGaatcaaaaaaaatacaaagttttattaatacatattaaataaatagtagtcaaaatgtttgaataagaaaaacactgaaacgCACCATCCTTATAAGCTGCCGAGCCAGTTGCATGATGGGAATCTCGCAGCTTGTCCCCATGTTGTAGATTTCGCCCACAATCCCTTTCTCCAGGACCAGCAGGAAGGCACTGATGGCGTCGTCGATGAACAGGAAATGGCGAGATTTAGGGAGAGTTCCCTGGATGGTGCTGCGGCGCAGAACGTGTCAATCAGATACTGAATTATCTGGATTcacagttttcaaaataaaagtcggACAAACCTACCATTTCTTGTTCATTCGCAACAGGGTGAGAAACCTTGGAATGACCTGAAAGATTATTTGTGacttattatttcatattattacaaaaacaaacttAAGCAGCAGGAGTTAGTGAGGATCTTGAACCTTCTCAGTAAACTGCCGGGGCCCATAGATGTTGTTGCTCCTGGTGATGATGATTGGAAACTGGGGACAGATAAACAGCAGAATTTAGCTcatcaaatgaatttaacacgAAAAAAGTACTACTACATGGCTAATCATTTATCTGATAGTATCCTGTCTTATCTTATATCTAAATGTTATTGTACATTATCTTATCGTATCTTAACTTATCTTGTTTCTTATGTTATCTAATCTACCTTGTATTTATCCCAGTAGGATCTGACCAGGAACTCTGCGGATGCTTTTGTCACAGAGTACGGGTTGGACGGCCTCACCGGGCTGCTCTCATCAAACACCTGCAGACCAAAAACACCAAATATCAAAGTCAGTAAAACGCACATGAACccaaaaacacaaactcctccCAGCCTCTCCACTGACCTCGTCCAGCCCAGCTCCGTACACCTCATCTGTGCTGACGTAGATGAAGCGCTGAGGCCGGTGTCTGGCCTGATGTGCAGCTGCCAGTAAAACCCTGGTGCCGTCGACGTTCACCCGCTGGAAAGTGGAAGGAGATTCAAACGACGACTCTGAGGAGACAACAGcacagtgtgtgggtgtgaaataaaaagttgTGTCTGCACATCGGAGACGTAACCTCAGAGAACAACTGCTCACCGACATGTGTTTGTGCCGCCAGGTGGAAAACCACATCGATGTTCTCCGTGTTGAAAATGTGGTCGACCAACCTCGAGTTACACACATCTCCCTGTGGAAGAAGCAGAAAATAACATGTCACTTCAGACAGAGGTTATCTTTAATCGTAAAATATTAGAATACAGCAGCTCTCACTGTGATGAAGGTGTAGTTTGCTCTGTCTTCAATGCTCTCCAGACTCCTGGGGCTGCAGCAGTAATCCAACTGGAAAACACAGGGGAAACTCGCTGAAACacgtttatatttatatatagatataaattcAGCCATTTGTTGTGTACACATACATAGGAAGTGAAAACTCACATTATCCAGGTTAATAATTCTCCAGTCAGGGTGTCTGTCGACCAGTGAACACACAAGATGGGAACCGCTGGAGGACGAGAGATAAAGtagaaaaaatgttttctttatttcttaattcaaattctatatatttgtgttttcttgttattaatagttatttataattaggttttatgaaaaaaatgtcaaatatcaaGAAACGGTAACACTTCTACGCCATAAGGGTTTGATCACAACATCTTTGGaatcattaaaacatatttattggccAATATATTGAAATAGCAATTTAATTTACCttctaatacattttttttacatttttattatttatccttTATTAACCAGGGAGGTCCCATtgagagaataaaataaaagacaaactccACTAATACAcagcaaacaaattaaaaacaaagaacCTACGAGGATCGGTGGCTACACTGAATAATgggaattaaaaagaaacaacattGTTCTATGACAAGTGATTTAAACAGC
Proteins encoded:
- the LOC132996523 gene encoding dTDP-D-glucose 4,6-dehydratase-like encodes the protein MDSNTVLVTGGSGFIGSHLVCSLVDRHPDWRIINLDNLDYCCSPRSLESIEDRANYTFITGDVCNSRLVDHIFNTENIDVVFHLAAQTHVESSFESPSTFQRVNVDGTRVLLAAAHQARHRPQRFIYVSTDEVYGAGLDEVFDESSPVRPSNPYSVTKASAEFLVRSYWDKYKFPIIITRSNNIYGPRQFTEKVIPRFLTLLRMNKKCTIQGTLPKSRHFLFIDDAISAFLLVLEKGIVGEIYNMGTSCEIPIMQLARQLIRMMKNVPDLEVNDWLDFVPDRPQVDLRYPITSEKLQQLGWRAEVSWAEGIRQTVKWYQDHPDFWSDAGEDRRQIRGNLAL